Proteins from a genomic interval of Quercus lobata isolate SW786 chromosome 11, ValleyOak3.0 Primary Assembly, whole genome shotgun sequence:
- the LOC115968097 gene encoding protein SHORT HYPOCOTYL IN WHITE LIGHT 1, whose amino-acid sequence MSFSVTLPPPSVSSFPHPKQRSSYLENNFPLNFKSNLQQFQTLSRLHLQTQVSRRTQNFPREAPIDEPRNWLDPVDDEDDVDEDEDGDEEDEDEDRSLDLLVRFLQNVFKKISKRARKAVRSVLPVSIPTKLVGFSVNGVLVLAFLWVLKAFIEVICTLGSVVFVSILLIRGIWTGVNYLQESRNPRINKFDDDHRAWSGTQPAG is encoded by the exons ATGTCATTCTCGGTGACTCTACCACCTCCCTCTGTCTCCTCTTTCCCTCACCCCAAACAACGTTCTTCATACTTGGAAAACAATTTCCCTCTGAATTTCAAATCCAACCTCCAACAATTCCAAACACTCTCTCGCCTTCATCTTCAAACCCAAGTTTCTAGAAGAACCCAAAATTTCCCTCGTGAAGCTCCAATAGACGAACCTCGCAATTGGCTCGACCCTGTTGATGACGAAGATGACGTCGATGAAGACGAAGATGGAGacgaagaagatgaagatgaagatagGAGTTTAGATCTTCTTGTACGCTTCCTTCAGAACGTGTTCAAGAAGATCTCCAAGCGTGCCCGCAAGGCCGTACGATCGGTTCTTCCTGTTTCTATACCTACCAAGCTGGTGGGGTTTTCTGTTAATGGAGTTTTGGTGCTTGcgtttttgtgggttttgaagGCTTTTATTGAG GTTATTTGCACCCTTGGAAGTGTAGTGTTTGTAAGCATCTTACTTATTCGGGGGATATGGACTGGGGTAAATTATTTACAAGAAAGCCGCAACCCGAGGataaataaatttgatgatgatCACCGTGCATGGAGTGGTACACAGCCTGCAGGTTGA
- the LOC115968099 gene encoding F-box protein SKIP22-like encodes MKLRVRSLESKQTIKIELPNPSSTLQQLKETLSQSLSSSSSSSSSSSLHFSLNRKDELHASSPEATLQSLGITSGDLIFFTHNPTAFSSQSQSQSQTLIPNSSSSVQQQPPNPKPNPNPNSPNQNMSEKAEITPSDQETPEHEISDSETDVDMSDSTTANLLQEDDEETLGGEISGSGSGPGPGPSGAETMELDDGSSVLSRKKYFEHYFLRRVLREELGGGDGSDHKLVVIAIHAVLLESGFVGFDSVSGMRVDGFHLPDVWPSKAFTMSLCYTLPELLGTVNVNGNYNVPESIVLKFQNVGHCINIYGSLAKGGLGLHRVCLNENRFVPALESVWVVNGDSNDEIKNQDGFLETEVFEFWKIVKDGIALPLLIDLCEKAGLVPPPCFMRLPTELKLKIFESLPAVDLAKVGCVCSDLRYLSSANELWKQKVEEEFGNGTEAKRLFNWKEEFRSCWDRKKKRKREVRQWRQGFSHVPLMRNRHHFMIPNILLPGQHDHMPCFFAPSPFRQVERFRGSWNVPHCTFEGSDD; translated from the coding sequence ATGAAACTCAGAGTTAGGTCCCTCGAATCCAAACAAACCATAAAAATCGAACTCCCAAATCCCTCTTCTACTCTTCAACAGCTCAAAGAAACcctctctcaatcactctcctcttcctcttcctcttcctcttcctcttctcttcATTTCTCCCTAAACCGCAAAGACGAGCTCCACGCGTCATCTCCTGAAGCCACTCTCCAATCCCTCGGTATTACCTCCGGTgaccttatcttcttcacccatAACCCCACTGCCTTCTCTTCCCAATCCCAATCCCAATCCCAAACCCTAATCCCCAATTCCTCCTCGTCCGTACAACAACAACCtccaaaccctaaacctaaccctaaccctaattcCCCAAATCAAAACATGTCTGAAAAGGCCGAAATTACTCCCTCAGATCAAGAAACCCCAGAGCATGAAATCTCAGATTCTGAGACTGATGTTGATATGAGTGATTCAACAACAGCGAATCTTCTTCAGGAAGACGACGAAGAAACCCTAGGAGGAGAAATTTCTGGGTCTGGGTCTGGACCTGGACCTGGACCTTCTGGTGCTGAAACCATGGAATTGGATGATGGGTCTTCGGTTTTGTCTCGCAAGAAGTATTTTGAGCATTATTTTCTGAGAAGGGTATTGAGGGAAGAGTTGGGTGGTGGCGATGGTAGTGATCACAAGCTCGTGGTGATTGCGATTCATGCGGTTCTTTTGGAGTCTGGTTTCGTCGGGTTCGATTCGGTTTCAGGTATGCGGGTTGATGGGTTTCATCTCCCGGATGTGTGGCCTTCAAAAGCTTTCACCATGTCGCTTTGCTATACTCTGCCTGAGCTTTTAGGTACTGTTAATGTTAATGGTAATTATAATGTACCTGAAAGTATTGTTTTGAAGTTTCAGAATGTGGGTCATTGTATTAATATTTATGGGTCTTTGGCTAAAGGTGGGTTGGGGTTGCACCGTGTGTGTTTGAATGAAAATAGGTTTGTGCCGGCTTTAGAATCAGTGTGGGTGGTGAATGGTGATTCCAATGatgaaattaaaaatcaagATGGGTTTCTTGAAActgaggtttttgaattttggaaaattgttaAAGATGGGATTGCATTGCCACTTTTGATTGACCTTTGTGAAAAGGCTGGTTTGGTGCCCCCACCGTGTTTTATGCGTCTCCCAACAGAGCTTAAATTGAAGATTTTTGAGTCTCTTCCTGCTGTTGATCTTGCCAAGGTGGGATGTGTGTGTTCTGATTTGCGATATTTGTCTTCTGCTAATGAGTTGTGGAAACAGAAGGTTGAGGAGGAGTTTGGAAATGGGACAGAAGCAAAGAGGTTGTTTAATTGGAAGGAAGAGTTTCGATCATGTTGGGACCgcaagaagaagaggaagagggaaGTTAGACAATGGCGGCAAGGGTTTTCTCATGTCCCGCTGATGAGGAACCGTCATCATTTTATGATCCCTAACATATTGTTACCTGGACAGCATGACCACATGCCATGTTTTTTCGCCCCTTCTCCTTTTAGACAAGTTGAAAGGTTTCGAGGGTCATGGAACGTTCCCCATTGTACTTTTGAAGGATCTGATGATTAG